ACCCCTGACTCAGCTCTGGGCCTCTCTGCTTTAGTAATACCGGCTTTGattagtcattaaaaagaacaaggggaaaaaaaaatagccctCGAGACAGACAACAGCAACTCCTGCTCCAGCAGGAATGAATCAAGCCTGCCTGCCAGCCTGCCACCATCCCCCAGGACGCCCCAGAGGCTGCCTGGCCTCCGCACCCCTTGGAGGATTCACACTCTTACTTCCAGGAGGGTATCCTGGAATCCTGGAGCCTCTGCTTGGAGAGACCACCAGGGCTGCATGCGTGGTGGTTCTAGTGGGATATTCTCTCCCCTGTTGCAGCAGGTCCCTGTGGTGGGGCAGTGCTTTCTCACTCCCGCACCGATTTTCCTTTCTGATTGCTCAGGCCGGAGGTGAGGATGCTAGAGCCGAGACGGCCAGCCGGCCAGAGAGGAGTGAGACCAGACCAGTGGTTCTCCATCCTGGgggggcttaaaaaaaaaacttaacctcACCAGCCCCATCCCCATAGATTCTCATTTGGTCTggaagctgttttgttttgtttttttaatcccccACCGAGGGACTCAGGTCCtgagccagggttgagaacccgTGAACACtagaaccaaaaaacaaacaccatgACAAATTGGATGTAGGTTGGAtgtgagaggaggaggaagagtgcGGATGCTCCCCCCAGTTTCTGATTTGGGGGACTCTTGAGAACGGGGGTTCTGAGCAGGGGGGTTCAGAGAAGGGGGCTCAGGAGAAAGAGGTGGAACTTAGTTTGGGCCAGGTGGCAGACAGGGTGCCCATATGATGTCTGGGTGGGTTTGTCCAGAAGATGTTTGTACCCTTGAGTTTATAACTGCCTCACGACTCCAGCTGCCGCCTCCACGCTGCAGCCTCTCAAGTCCCCAGCTCTAGTCCAGCCCTCTTTCCGGAGCTGTGACTGCCACTTAGAGAGGGTTGGCGGATCCCCAAGGGAGCTGGGGCCCTAACCATTCAGGGCTTTGGCCTAGATGTGGTTGAAGTTGCAGGGGGCAACAAAGGCATAAACCGTCAGATTCTCACAAACTGAAGCACGGATCAGAACAAATGAAGATCCTTCCCTTGAGCCCAAAATCCAACCAAGTAAACAGGGTGGGGAAGGGCTTGGGGGCTTTCCTTGGCAGGAAGAACTATAACATCACTTCTGTGATTCCCTGGCTGCATTAACAGAGGTAGACTATGTAGAAAGAGGGAGGTGATGGGTCAGCTCTTTGGCACTGCTCAGGCCACAATCAGCAGCAGGTTCAGTTTATATCTTCTACTGCGGGAGAAGACAGAGGCTGAGTGGAACAAgtctggggcaggggctgcaACTTAAGGCCTCTGGAAAGGATCTGAAGGGGAGGGAATGGTCAACTTGAGAAGAAAAACCCAGGAACGATGTGGATGCTACCTTCAGATCTCTGGCAGGGCCAGCCCAGGGAGAGGGCACCAACAGGTTCTTTACGGCCTGGGGCCAAACCACAGGAAAGGGAAGGACTTTCTAACAATTGGGGCTGCTCCAGATAGGCAGAAGTGCCCGAGAGAGCTGGTGTGCTCTCCATCCCCGGAGGTGTGAAAGCTGCGGCTAGATGCTGCGGCCAAGGTGCCTTTTCGGGTCCCTTAGGGCTTGAGAGTGTGTGCCTGTGGCTCCAGTAGGGATGCGAATAGGGTGTGGGGAACCAGAGGAGCAAGATACCCACCCCAGGGAGCTGGGGAAGGCTTCCGAAGGGGGTGGCATCTAAGGACGAGGGGAATGTCAGCTCCATGGAATTGGCACTGCCGGCAGAGGGAGCCACATGGGGACAGCAGGGAGGACAGTGGGTAGATTATAGGGGCAGGGAGATGGTTATAGGTTATAGGCGCAGTGTGGTGAGATCAGATTTCCGGCTGGGGCAGTGAGATGAAGAGGGGCGTGAGAGTGAAAAGGtcctgaggaggaagaagaagtagcACTTGGTAAGGAAGGGTGCCCTTGGAGCATCCCCTCAGAGCCACAGCTGTTTGACCCAGGCTGTGAGGTCAGGCCCTAAACCCTCCAATTGATAGAGAGCATGGAGGAGGGTGTGGCATCTCTCCCGCCACCACCCTTCTGTTGGAGAAGCTACTCAAGTCCAGCCTCTGTGCAGGGAGGCTGTGCGGGTAGCAGGTCAGAACTGGCTGGATGCCTGGAAAAGATaagtccatttcacagatgggcaaGCTGAGGCCCAAAGGGAGGCATCAGCCCCGGGGTCCCTGGCAGTGACTCTCATCTCCAGTGACTCCGGCGCCCTTGTCTTTGGCTCTAGCGGGTCATCACTCCGGAAGGGAAGGGAGCTGGAAAAttctccttctgcctcttccCATCCATCCCTATCCTTCTCTGGGCACCAGAAGGACAGAGAAGCCAGGCTGCTGAATGGCAGGAACTCCTGGGGCCACTTCCCAAGCTGGCAGGCTGCCGGGGAGGGGGCCCTGGGGTTCTCCAGGCTGCACCCTGCCTCGGTGTCCCTAGGGAGTGCTCCTCCTGCTTGGCTTGGTTCCTGGGCCTCAAAGTATGGAAATGGCTCCTAGATTCTCTGTGGCTAAGGGTGGGCTTGGTGGGGGATGGGGGCCACCTGGCGGCAGCCACAGGCACTTGTGGGAGCGAGGATTTATTTTAGCTGCTGGGGGAGGAGGTGTGATCTCTTGAGGAGGGGGGCCGCCTCCATAAAGCTCCCAACCAACCCCCTCTCTTGGTTGGTCCCACTTTGGTGGGGTAGTGGGACCCCGAGAGCCCCAGGGCCACAGCCCTTTACAGAACATGCTGGGCTTCCCCATCCATTCTCAGCCCGTGTCCCCCAGCATGGCATCACTGTCCCCATTTCATAGAGGAGCAAACAGACCCGGAGGGGAAGTCCCTCAGCCAGTCAGTGTCTGTGCTGGGCCCAGAActcagccccttccccagccgGCGGGGGCCCAGCCTCCCCGGTCCCTCAGCCTCCCCGGCCCCTCAGCCTCTGCCTGCCTCCATCCTCGCAAGAGAGCATCAGGGTGAGGGCTAGTGCCTCCTCCTGTGGGGCGCTGAGAAATGAGGAGGCATGACCCAGCCCGAGAACCCAGGTGACCATCCTGCCCTGAGCATCTGGGCCTTGCTGTGGAGAGGGACCTTGGCCTTGCCAGCAGAGTGGGCTGACCATGGCTGATTCCAGGTGTGGGGGACAGTAATGAGAGTGGCCAGCATGCTGGGAAGTCAGAGGTGTAATCACCCCCACCTCCTGATGGGCTGGCTTTTGTACGGCTGCCCCTGGGGCCGCGGGGTGAGGCCTGCACCTGCAGCTGAGGCAGGCCCCGGGCCAAGTGGCAACGTGACTGGCCTCTTGTGCCTGCCGGACCCAACTCTGGACCTGGAAGGAAAGAGGATCAATGTCAAGACTAACAAGGAGGGAGAGTTCCCCGAGGTCTGAGGGAGCAAGCCTGGCGGATCAGAGGCCCCTCACAGGCAGGAGCTCTCAAGCTGGCCTGGGTGCTGTGGGGATGGCCCATATCGGAGCCATCCCACCTTTTGGCAGGGACGTGTTCGTGGTGCCCAGGCCTCCCCCTGCATGGCCCTCCCCTGAGGGGGAGCTTGGAACTCAGGGCCAGCTTGGGAACGCCAGGCAACCTGTCTCAGGCATGGTGTGAGCTGGGGCCAGTGGCCGGGGGACTAAGCCCTGAGGTTTTCTTGCCTAGCCTGTGGCAGGGCCTCCCCAGCAGCACCCTAGGGTGAGGGGTGTGCTCGGAGGACCCCAGtcctgtgggggaggggaggcagctgaGCAGGGGAAGGAGTGCCTGGCACGGAGGTGGATACTTGGCCCTGTCACCAACTTGATAGGCAAGGCCTCTCTCCATGATCATGCTGGGTCCCCAGGGATCCTCCTCACTgcggctgggagctgagggcGCAGCCAGGCCTTGTCCCTGCCAAGGGCCCCGGAGCTGCAGCCTGCGGGCCTGCTGTATGTAGATGCTGGGCAGTTTGGGTGTCCCAGGTCCAGTGGGGCCCAGTGGTCCTAGCACAGGTCTGCTCATGTGTGCACACCCCTGTGCAGGCCAAGGACAGCGATGATGATGACGATGTCACTGTCACCGTGGACCGAGACCGCTTCATGGATGAGTTCTTCGAACAGGTGGGAGCAGCACACCTGCCTCTCCCCAAACACTGGCAGACCCAGGGTGGCCACGTCTCAACTCTGAGGCAGCCAGGGCTCTTACACACCTGCGCCTGTCTCAGCAGCCCACAGGCGCCAGTTAATGAGcccactgaggctcagaggggagcaaagtttgggatggcccaTTCCTCCCTACTCCTACCCCAGTCTAGAAGGATCCTTGGAGCAGCCCCACCCCCCCTCACCTACCCCCTGAAGCCTGGCCCAGTCTGGCCCTGAGCCCTGACCTCCAGCCCTACTCTGGGCAAGCCCTGGGCCCAAGAAGCCCCCTCCCTGGATTTTGCCCCCAGACCACCTGGCCTTGGTCCACAGGTGGAGGAGATCCGTGGCTTCATTGACAAGATCTCAGAGAACGTGGAGGAGGTGAAGAGGAAGCACAGCGCCATCCTGGCCTCCCCCAACCCTGATGAGAGTGAGTGTGTAGGTGTGAGGAGCCCCACAGGCCTCCAGGAGGGCACTGCTGCGGGGAGGGACGCCCTTCATTGCTGGTCGGCTGAGGGCTGCCTGCGCCTGGCCAGGCTGGGGAGGGCTCCATGGGAAGCCTCAGGAAACAGCTGTCCcaggcccggggtgggggtggggtcagtgCCCAGTACCACCTACCGGATGCCTGGTGAGAAGGGCGGGGTCAGGCGCCGGACCCGCCCTCCCCAGGTGAGCTGGCTGTTTTCTAAGGCGGCGCGGCTGGCCAGCCGGCTGTAGCCCTGGGATTCTGGGAGGGAGCAAGGAGGGAGGCAGCGGCCTCTGATCAATAGAGGGCCTCTCAGCCcagcctctccctttccctcgCCTCCCCAGGGGAGCAGATGGCAGCTCTGAGGCATCAGCGCTGTGGGAGGGCAAGCCGGCCAAGCAGGCAGAGTTTCCGGAAAAAGCTGGCAGCCCTGGCACTTGGCCATTGGTACCCCGGAGCCGGGCATTCTCAGGGCTCCAGGAAGTGACCTCTCTCCCTCTGCACAGGGAGGCTGTGTGTGTCTGCGTTTCACTGTCTCCAGACGGGTCCCACTGACCTGGCTGTCACGATTCCCGTGGAGGTGTTGATTACTACTACACTAACATGGGCCAGGCTGACGGCATGCAGGCCCGTGACCCCCTCCCATAGAGGGGGCTCACCCTCAGCCCTGGGGAGGCAATGACGGGCTGGGGCCCAGGTCAGCCACCTGGACTCATCAGATTGGGTGTGTGCACTGCCTGCCTGTTTTTGCGGCTTGCtcacctctctcccttctccagctCCTTTGGAAGGCGCCAGCCTATGGGGCCCCAGGACAAAGCACGGGGGAGGGTCCGGCTGCTGCCCAGGTGTTCATGGGAAAGGACCTACGGCCCATAGCCCACCACCCAGGCACCCAAAGCTTGATTTTGTTCTCAACTCCAGCACTGCCTCCTTATCCATGGCCTCTCAGCCCCAGGCCCACAGGCATCCTCAAGCACCCAGAATAAATCTCTCCACGGCCCCAAAGTGTGCTTGAACTTGAGGCCAGTGCCAGGCCCTTTGAAGGCAGAGTGAGTCAGCTGGGAGCCGGGGAGACTAGCCCAGGAAGaagtgggaaggaaagagggacacCCCAGAGCAGGGCGTACATCCAGTGCAGCTGCTGTGTCGTCGTGCTTTGCCCCTTTCCCTAGAGGTTTGTCTGGGACGGCAGTATGTGATGTGGTTTGTCTGTGGGCCCGTGTGTATCCGGGTCAGCGCATGTCCCTGGTGGGTCACTCCTGGTGAGGTGCAGGAGGGGGCTGACTGTGGGGCGAGACTATAAAGAGCTGGGAGTTGGCCTCTCACCTGCTGGAaggtggggcaggcaggggacAGAACTGCCCAACTCCCCCAGCCTTGGCTGCCTTGTGCCACCTTCATCAGACAGCACTAGTGACCAGTTTAGAATTGCCACCCATGAGCTGGGCAGTCAGGACCCGGCTGACGGTCACTGACATGGGCTAACAGGCACTCCCCAAGGGGAGGGGGCTCCCCATTAAGGGTTCTAGGGCAGAGGCGGAGCAGAGCTGAGGGGGCATCACAAAGAAAGTTGGCAGTGAGTGGGGGGCTTTCCTGGGCCAAGGCTTGCTCTGCCTCCTCTGGGGGCTGCCATCCAGGCTGGGCTATTCTGGGTCTGAGCAAAAGAGGCTGTGACGTCAGAGCAGCTGGTAACCGAGTTTGCCTTTGTTCCTACGAACAAGGCCTCTTCCCCCGCTCCTGGAAGCCCCCCACTCCACCTCGTTCACATTCCACTTGGGAAGTGGCCCTCCCACTTGATCAGCCACTGTAAATGCCCCTCCCGAGTCCCCTATGGGAGAAGCCCCAACCCCAGAAGCAAGCACAGGGTGGATGAGAAAGGCTCCAGCCAGGAGCTCAGTCCTGGTTTCTCCAGGGGGTGGAGCCATGGGGGGCTGCCCTGAGGCTGGGCTCCACCCAGCACCCCAGAGGGAAGCAGCCATCTTGCCCCACTTTGCCAGCCAACCCCTCGCAGGGAGCAGGGCTAGCTGGGCACCTCCATGGCCTCTGCCAGCTTTCCAGAGATGGTTCCAGTTGGAACAAGGGCCAGAAACTACGCCACAGCCCTCCCCCAGCTTCACCCCCTCATAGCCCCGCTCCATGCTACCTCTAGAGCTGACTGTACCCCAGGGGCCCACCTCTTTGAAGCTCTTCTCACAGCCCCCACCCGGCCGGGTGCCTCCAGCCCCCATCCACCTACCGGGCACTCAGCAGTTGGCCTTCACTGAGCTCAGCACCTGGGGAGGGGGACTTTGTGAAGAGAACAGGGTCTGCCCCGCCCAGGGTGCTTGATGGGGGCTGGCTTCTGCCTCCTTGGCCCCTGGCCCGCATCAGCCCATCAGCTGGATGTCCACCCCCAGAGCCACCAGGTAGCGCTAGGTGAGCCCGCACCTCCACCTTCGACTCAGGCAAGTTATCAAGTAAACGTTCCCCAGTGCCACCTTCAGCATCACCAGCTGCTCCACAATTACTTCTGCCTTAAATTTAGCCCCATCTGTTATcggcagggggttggggggagccgGCGAAGGCAGAAGGGAGGCTCCTTGGAAGACACACGAGAAGGGGTGAGGCTGCAGCTGGTGTGGCCCCGGCCCGGGATTGGaggggcaggcagactcttagcCAGGGGACAAGGGGAGACCCAGGGTCTGCCCAGAGCCCCCTCGGGCCTGAGCCTGAAGATCAGGCATGGGGGAGCCCAGGGTGTCTACCCGCCACCCCTTCTACCTCCCCAGAAACCAAGGAAGAGCTGGAGGAACTCATGTCTGACATAAAGAAGACAGCAAACAAAGTTCGCTCCAAATTGAAGAGTGAGTCTGGGCTCCAGGCCTTGTCTGGGATGTGGGGGGCACTCCAGGCCTGCTTCCCCCACACAGCCCATGGAATTTCACTGGCTCTGAGGGGTACTTTGGGTCTTTCTTTCCTCACGCGCCGTTTACTTAGCAGCTACCTGGCAAGGCCTgtttgtgccaggctctgggctgggccTTGGGACACATGCCTGAGGCTCCGTCCAGGGAGTGTTCCACTCTGGACACTGTCAGCTAAAGAGAGTTAAAGGAGTGGCCAGCAGTGCCTGGTCCCACACAGGAGCCCCCACACGCTCACGTGAGCACAGGCATGCATGCCCCGGAAAGCACAGGCCTAGGGGTCCCGTGCCCTGTGGTTGTGGCCACctagccctgcccaccccccgaCCCCCTCCACGGCATGCCCCACTCCTCGCTCCATGCACAGCCTTCCTGAGCGGGAGAGAGACAGGGTGGGCCTGAGCCACCaggcctagcacatagtaggtgtacacacacagatacacagctTGGTGTGTGCCTGAGGCCTCAcaggtgtgtctgtgtatatgcaCGCACCCCCACACACATCATGCCTGGAAGAGCCCTTGTTGGCCCCGCCTCCATCAGTGCCTGGAGCTCTCTCTTGCTCTGCTTCCTGTGTGACCCCACTCAACAGACAAGACACGTCCCCCCAGGGGAGGGTCCTGAGCCAGATCCTGGGTGTGTGGGTGGCGAGGCAGCGGTGAATGGGGCAGGTTATCAGCAGCTGGCTGTTCCCCAGGCATCGAGCAGAGCATCGAGCAGGAGGAAGGCCTGAGCCGCTCATCCGCTGACCTGAGGATCCGAAAGACACAGGTGTGGGCGGGACCTCTGGGGTGGGCAGCCAGGCACCTGAGGCTCTCGGGCCCGGTGGGGTGGGCCTAACACCTGCACCCCCATCTCGGGCCCCCAGCACTCCACACTGTCCCGGAAGTTTGTGGAGGTGATGTCAGAGTACAACACCACGCAGACTGACTACCGCGAGCGCTGCAAGGGCCGCATCCAGAGGCAGCTGGAGATCAGTAAGCTGAGGGGGTGGGGCcaaggggcggggccgggctgcCGCTGACCACCCTGGGGAAGGCCGGGCTCAGCGTGACCCCTGCTCACAGCCGGCCGGACCACGACCAGCGAGGAGCTGGAGGACATGCTGGAGAGTGGGAACCCCGCCATCTTTGCCTCCGGGGTGAGTGTGGACCCCTCCCCCTGGGGACCCTGGTGTGCGTGCAGAGCGCCGGATCTGGGCAGTCTTTGGACACAGCCACCTGCGCGGCAGGTTTTAGAGAAGAGAAGGCCGAGTCCCAGAGAGGCTTAGGGACCAGGCAGAGGTCACACAAATGTTAGGGGCAAAGGGGGAATTAAGACCCGTCTCCCGGTTCCTCCCAGTCGGGTCCGCTCCCTAGCTACCCCTGCTCATTTGCCACCGGCTAGGGGCTCCTTCCACCAGCCTCAGGACCTTTTACCCCTCTTGGAGGACACGGTGCCCTTGGCCTCTCTACATGCACGTGAAGCTCCACGTTCTACCCGGCAGGggggcttcctgaaggaggtggCACACAGGTAGGGGAGGCAGCTTGGGCGTGTGGTTCTAGGAGGGGGTGTCGGCTACATTCAGTGTGGGAGGAAGAACAGGAGGAGAAGGGATGGAAGAGAGGCCGAAAGGCCGTTCAAGGCCTGGGCCCCTCGGGGCAACTACCACTCAGCTGTTACTATGCACAGGCACAGGTGGGGAGGGTTAGCCCCGTGTTACAGGTAGGAAATCTACAGGTAGGAAATCAGgtctcagagaagttaggtaacaGCTAGTAAGCGCCGAGCAGAAAGTGGGGGGAGAGCTGCGGCTGAGGAAGCAGCCTCAGGCTCTGCTGTCAGAACATGCTGCTCAGGCCACGGCCCATCCCGGTGGCCTGCTTCCACCCTCGGCCTCTTGCTGTCCCAGTCCCCACCCCCGCTCCCTTCAGCCGGTCCCTGGGTCCCAGCCCACTGCTCCCACCCTCTAGATCATCATGGACTCCAGCATCTCCAAGCAGGCCCTGAGCGAGATCGAGACGCGCCACAGTGAGATCATCAAGCTGGAGAGCAGCATCCGGGAGCTGCACGACATGTTCACGGACATGGCCCTGCTCGTGGAGAGCCAGGTGAGCGCCCGGGGCCCCACCGTCCCCCCCAAGCCCCCAGCAGCACCCAGGGCTGCACGACACGTTCACGGACATGGCCCTGCTCGTGGAGAGCCAGGTGAGTGCCCGGGGCCCCACCgtccccccccagcccccagcagcacCCAGGGCGGCACTAACCCTACCCTCTCTGCCCGCCACGCTGCCCTGCCCGGGAGGGACCAAGTCTTCAGGTAACTAACCACGTGCCGTTGAAACTGCCCTCAGGATCCTGCCCACCTGAAGGATCCTCTCTGCATGGCTCTGCTTGGCCTTCCAAGACCCCAGGCCCTGCATGGCCCTACCCACCTTCACCCAGCCTTGTCCTGTCTTGTTCACCAGTTGTGTGTCATGTGGGCACTGTGGATGGGCACTTTTCTAGGAGCCGGAGGTATAGCCGTGACCAGGACAGCTGAGGGCCTGCTCCCTGAGAGCTAATGTCTGTTGGGCAAAAGGGCAGCATAAGTAAATGATGAATGGCATATTCTCCAGTTGTGCCAGACGTTAGGAGGCGACGTGACAGAGCagcggttctcaaactttaaagtgCTCCAG
The sequence above is a segment of the Orcinus orca chromosome 16, mOrcOrc1.1, whole genome shotgun sequence genome. Coding sequences within it:
- the STX1A gene encoding syntaxin-1A; translation: MKDRTQELRTAKDSDDDDDVTVTVDRDRFMDEFFEQVEEIRGFIDKISENVEEVKRKHSAILASPNPDEKTKEELEELMSDIKKTANKVRSKLKSIEQSIEQEEGLSRSSADLRIRKTQHSTLSRKFVEVMSEYNTTQTDYRERCKGRIQRQLEITGRTTTSEELEDMLESGNPAIFASGIIMDSSISKQALSEIETRHSEIIKLESSIRELHDMFTDMALLVESQGEMIDRIEYNVEHSVDYVERAVSDTKKAVKYQSKARRKKIMIIICCVVLGIIIASTFGGIFG